A stretch of the Planktothricoides raciborskii GIHE-MW2 genome encodes the following:
- the gcvT gene encoding glycine cleavage system aminomethyltransferase GcvT — protein sequence MAKSPEANKTPQTLSRTPLFEVCVELNARMTEFAGWEMPVQYSGITEEHQAVRTTAGMFDISHMGKFILKGKDLIQKLQYLVPSDLSRLQPGEAKYTLLLNPQGGIIDDIIFYYQGQDATGEHRGRMIVNAATLNKDKTWLWENFQGSDVELQDLSPEKALIAVQGPDAVKHLQSLVETDLTAVKYFGHLEAPVCGGLGFFARTGYTGEDGFEVMVDPEVAVTLWRSLLNAGVTPCGLGCRDTLRLEAAMPLYGQDIDDTTTPLEAGLGWVVHLDSKGDFFGREVLEKQKQTGLSRRLVALEMQGRYIARHGYGVKADGETVGEITSGSWSPTLQRAIALAYVHTNLAKSGQELEVEIRGKSYPGVVVKKPFYRSPNRS from the coding sequence GTGGCTAAGTCACCAGAAGCAAACAAAACTCCGCAAACCCTTTCCCGGACTCCGCTGTTCGAGGTTTGCGTTGAACTGAACGCCAGAATGACCGAATTTGCTGGCTGGGAAATGCCGGTGCAATATAGCGGCATTACGGAAGAACATCAAGCAGTCCGAACCACTGCGGGAATGTTTGATATTTCCCACATGGGTAAATTTATCCTCAAAGGCAAGGATTTAATTCAGAAATTGCAATATTTGGTGCCATCGGATTTGAGTCGGTTACAACCCGGTGAGGCTAAATATACCCTGCTGTTAAATCCCCAAGGGGGCATTATTGATGACATTATCTTTTATTACCAAGGTCAAGATGCCACTGGGGAACACCGGGGACGGATGATTGTGAATGCGGCAACTTTGAACAAGGATAAAACTTGGTTATGGGAAAATTTCCAGGGTTCTGATGTGGAACTGCAAGATTTATCTCCCGAAAAAGCGTTGATTGCAGTCCAAGGCCCTGACGCGGTGAAGCATTTACAATCTTTGGTAGAAACGGATTTAACTGCTGTTAAGTATTTTGGTCATTTGGAAGCGCCGGTTTGTGGCGGATTGGGCTTTTTCGCCCGAACAGGTTACACCGGAGAGGATGGCTTTGAGGTGATGGTAGACCCGGAAGTGGCGGTGACGCTGTGGCGCAGTCTGCTGAACGCTGGGGTGACGCCTTGTGGTTTGGGCTGCCGGGATACTCTGCGTCTGGAAGCGGCGATGCCCCTTTATGGTCAGGATATTGATGATACGACTACGCCCCTGGAAGCGGGACTAGGTTGGGTGGTTCACCTGGATAGTAAAGGAGACTTTTTCGGTCGAGAAGTGTTGGAGAAACAAAAGCAAACTGGGTTGTCACGGCGTCTGGTGGCTTTGGAAATGCAAGGGCGCTATATTGCCCGTCATGGTTATGGGGTGAAAGCCGACGGTGAGACGGTGGGAGAAATTACCAGTGGCAGTTGGTCGCCGACTTTGCAACGAGCGATCGCCCTTGCTTATGTACACACGAACCTCGCGAAATCTGGTCAAGAATTAGAAGTCGAAATCCGAGGGAAAAGTTATCCCGGTGTGGTTGTGAAAAAACCTTTTTATCGTTCTCCCAATCGGAGTTAA
- the hflX gene encoding GTPase HflX encodes MLSSAIAPTISPAEYNIFCDSVNTVDRRGQNFWSKKSIETIYGNLQGLKPSQLKQLGRLYHQRLPVDCLTTPEFAQRLAAISTEIGQPVCTYLNRRGQVIRVGVGSPRQTQIPPLELPRYGAGRLSGIRCIATTLKSSPPSEASLTAMAIQRLDALVVLTLTGSGFERRGGGATGYVKETYLAHLIPQMPQDIESSASENLDIFWQVSPPVSLDTLVTQDFLDLVEGLEAELQSQFVAREVDADQDLVLIVGLMTDDLTPEQFEDQLVELARLVDTAGGKVVQTVRQKRPRPHPQTVVGTGKVQEIALAAQTAGANLIVFDRDLSPAQVRNLEIQIGVRVVDRTEVILDIFAQRAQSAAGKLQVELAQLEYTLPRLTGRGQAMSRLGGGIGTRGPGETKLETERRAISRRIARLQQEVNQLRAHRNRMRQRRQKQEVATVAIVGYTNAGKSTLLNALTNAEVYTADQLFATLDPTTRRVVIADAQTGQPMPILLTDTVGFIHELPPTLMDAFRATLEEVTEADALLHVVDLSHPAWQSQIRSVTEILRSMPIAPGPALIVFNKIDQVDGETLRLAQEEFPLGVYISANLRIGLETLRHRLAQLIDYAVSSG; translated from the coding sequence ATGCTATCATCCGCGATCGCCCCGACAATTTCCCCGGCTGAATATAATATATTCTGTGATTCTGTGAACACCGTAGATAGGAGGGGCCAGAATTTCTGGTCAAAAAAGTCTATAGAAACGATATACGGCAACCTTCAAGGTTTAAAACCTAGTCAACTCAAACAACTCGGTCGGCTTTATCACCAACGCTTACCCGTAGACTGCCTGACCACCCCGGAATTTGCCCAGCGGCTGGCCGCCATCAGCACCGAAATCGGCCAACCCGTCTGCACTTACCTCAACCGCCGAGGTCAAGTCATTCGGGTCGGCGTCGGTTCGCCGCGTCAAACCCAAATTCCTCCCTTAGAACTGCCCCGCTATGGGGCTGGTCGTCTCAGTGGCATTCGCTGCATTGCCACAACCCTCAAATCCAGTCCCCCCAGTGAAGCCTCTCTGACCGCAATGGCAATTCAACGCTTAGATGCTTTAGTCGTCTTGACCCTCACCGGGAGTGGATTTGAACGGCGCGGCGGTGGCGCGACTGGGTATGTGAAAGAAACCTACTTGGCGCATTTAATCCCACAAATGCCACAAGACATCGAGAGTTCAGCATCAGAAAATCTCGATATTTTTTGGCAAGTCTCCCCACCAGTTAGCTTGGATACCTTAGTCACCCAAGACTTTTTGGATCTGGTTGAAGGCTTAGAAGCGGAATTGCAGAGTCAATTCGTAGCCAGAGAAGTAGACGCTGACCAAGACTTAGTGTTAATCGTGGGTTTAATGACCGATGACCTAACCCCAGAACAATTTGAAGATCAATTAGTGGAACTGGCGAGATTAGTAGATACTGCCGGAGGCAAAGTCGTCCAAACGGTGCGGCAAAAACGTCCCCGCCCTCATCCGCAAACTGTCGTCGGCACAGGGAAAGTGCAAGAAATTGCCCTGGCTGCCCAGACCGCCGGGGCGAACTTGATTGTATTCGATCGCGACTTATCTCCCGCACAAGTCCGCAACCTAGAAATCCAAATCGGTGTCCGAGTTGTCGATCGCACCGAAGTGATTCTAGATATTTTTGCTCAACGGGCCCAATCTGCTGCCGGTAAACTACAAGTAGAATTAGCCCAACTAGAATATACCTTGCCGCGACTCACCGGGCGGGGTCAAGCCATGTCTCGTTTAGGGGGCGGCATTGGCACCAGAGGGCCGGGGGAAACCAAATTAGAAACCGAACGGCGAGCGATTAGTCGCCGAATTGCCAGACTGCAACAGGAAGTGAACCAATTACGAGCCCATAGAAATCGGATGCGGCAACGTCGGCAAAAGCAAGAAGTGGCAACGGTGGCGATCGTCGGTTATACCAATGCCGGGAAATCAACCTTACTCAATGCCTTAACTAATGCGGAAGTTTACACCGCTGACCAATTATTTGCTACCTTGGATCCCACGACCCGCCGAGTCGTGATTGCCGATGCACAAACCGGGCAACCCATGCCAATTTTATTAACCGATACGGTAGGATTTATTCACGAACTGCCGCCGACTCTGATGGATGCCTTTCGCGCTACCCTGGAAGAAGTGACCGAGGCAGATGCTTTATTGCACGTCGTGGATTTATCCCATCCCGCTTGGCAAAGTCAAATTCGCTCAGTCACAGAGATTTTGCGCTCAATGCCGATCGCTCCTGGCCCCGCTTTGATTGTGTTTAACAAAATTGACCAGGTAGACGGCGAAACCTTAAGACTTGCCCAGGAAGAATTTCCCCTGGGGGTCTATATTTCTGCAAATCTACGGATTGGCTTAGAAACTCTGCGTCATCGGCTTGCTCAGTTGATTGACTATGCGGTTTCTTCTGGGTGA
- a CDS encoding cistern family PEP-CTERM protein has protein sequence MFKQTVKLGIGVAAISSAGLGFLIEAPSAAAFVFNGATIEDISAQDVGKSFTVNFDGNVGGKNVNDLTSWAKFTLQSFTGTEAIFGIQLDNTSTGNITSRTSALGFNLDGAEIKSASVTGGVFANAHTNDSLPNGFGGIEACFINNKNNCKGGGGEGNQGGVSTADGVAAFTAKVQLTKSVQSFAMSNFGVRYQSINGGGFSGASGTGRGTPYYEPPAPKAIPEPSTVTALLVTGFAFLQQRRRKQVTK, from the coding sequence ATGTTTAAACAAACAGTGAAATTAGGAATTGGGGTAGCCGCTATATCTTCTGCTGGGCTAGGTTTCTTGATTGAAGCTCCCTCGGCAGCCGCCTTTGTGTTCAATGGCGCAACCATTGAGGATATTAGCGCTCAGGATGTGGGTAAGTCCTTTACGGTCAACTTTGATGGGAATGTCGGAGGGAAAAATGTTAATGATTTGACCTCTTGGGCAAAATTCACCCTGCAATCATTTACCGGCACGGAGGCCATCTTCGGGATTCAGTTGGATAATACTTCAACTGGGAACATTACTTCTAGGACTAGCGCCCTAGGCTTTAATCTGGACGGAGCAGAGATCAAAAGCGCCAGCGTTACAGGTGGCGTTTTTGCCAACGCTCATACTAATGATTCTTTGCCCAATGGATTTGGGGGTATTGAAGCCTGTTTTATCAATAATAAAAATAACTGCAAAGGCGGTGGTGGCGAAGGCAATCAAGGTGGCGTTTCTACCGCCGATGGGGTGGCTGCATTCACCGCCAAAGTTCAGTTAACTAAGTCGGTGCAAAGCTTTGCCATGAGCAACTTTGGCGTGCGTTATCAAAGCATTAATGGTGGTGGGTTTAGTGGGGCCAGTGGGACTGGTAGAGGGACGCCGTATTATGAACCCCCCGCACCGAAAGCCATCCCCGAACCCAGTACAGTCACCGCACTTTTAGTGACTGGATTTGCTTTCCTTCAACAACGCCGAAGAAAGCAAGTAACTAAATAA
- the grxC gene encoding glutaredoxin 3 gives MPKVEIYTWSRCPFCIRAKGLLTKKGVEFTEYCIDGDEAARDAMSVRANGRRSVPQIFIGDRHIGGCDDLHALESAGELDPLLQ, from the coding sequence ATGCCGAAAGTGGAAATCTATACATGGAGCCGTTGTCCTTTCTGTATCCGAGCGAAAGGCTTGTTGACAAAAAAAGGTGTGGAGTTCACGGAATATTGTATTGATGGGGATGAGGCGGCTCGCGATGCCATGTCCGTTCGCGCTAATGGTCGTCGTTCTGTGCCCCAGATATTTATTGGCGATCGCCATATTGGTGGTTGTGACGATCTTCATGCCCTGGAAAGTGCCGGTGAGTTAGATCCCTTGCTCCAGTAG
- the gshB gene encoding glutathione synthase — translation MKLAFIIDPIHKLDPTHDSSVAMMEAAQELGHEVWITEINQLSVFASTAWANLQPVRLTPVQRVAGRWQKVESWYEVGDRRLCCLEDMDAVFMRTDPPVTTAYLYATYILDYIDPQKTLVLNHPAGLRNANEKMYGLQFTNVIPETIVSQHKSEIRAFTEKQGMAVLKPIGGKAGEGILLLKPDDPNFNSLIELSTQQGTLPTIVQTYLPAAREGDKRIILLNGEPIGAINRVPSGNEFRGNMAVGGRVVKTEITDREREICSTVAPKLRKDGLYFVGLDVIGGYLTEVNVTSPTGIREVDLFHPDCVPLGQQVIRWVEAQVKNLPNSSAKK, via the coding sequence GTGAAACTTGCGTTTATCATCGATCCAATCCACAAGCTCGATCCCACACACGATAGCAGCGTCGCCATGATGGAAGCGGCCCAAGAGCTTGGCCATGAAGTTTGGATTACGGAAATTAATCAGTTAAGTGTGTTCGCCTCTACAGCTTGGGCGAATTTGCAGCCAGTTCGTTTAACTCCCGTGCAACGGGTGGCAGGACGTTGGCAAAAAGTCGAATCTTGGTATGAAGTAGGCGATCGCCGTCTTTGCTGTCTGGAAGACATGGATGCGGTGTTCATGCGTACCGATCCCCCAGTCACCACGGCCTACCTTTATGCCACTTATATTCTCGACTATATCGACCCCCAGAAAACTCTGGTGCTGAATCATCCCGCTGGACTCCGCAATGCCAACGAGAAAATGTATGGCCTCCAGTTTACCAACGTCATCCCAGAGACCATTGTCAGTCAACATAAGTCAGAAATTCGGGCGTTTACCGAAAAACAAGGGATGGCAGTGCTCAAACCCATTGGGGGTAAAGCTGGAGAAGGGATTTTATTGCTGAAACCTGACGACCCGAATTTTAACTCCCTGATTGAACTGAGTACCCAACAAGGGACTCTGCCAACGATCGTGCAAACTTATTTACCCGCTGCCCGAGAGGGGGATAAACGAATTATCCTGTTAAATGGCGAACCCATTGGCGCGATTAATCGAGTCCCTAGTGGCAATGAATTTCGGGGCAATATGGCCGTGGGCGGTCGAGTGGTGAAAACGGAGATTACCGACCGAGAGCGGGAAATTTGTTCGACTGTTGCCCCGAAATTAAGAAAAGATGGGTTATATTTTGTCGGCCTGGATGTGATTGGGGGTTATTTAACGGAAGTAAATGTCACCAGTCCCACGGGAATTCGGGAAGTTGATTTGTTTCACCCGGATTGCGTGCCTTTGGGTCAGCAAGTAATCCGGTGGGTGGAAGCACAAGTTAAAAATCTGCCGAATTCATCCGCAAAGAAATAG
- a CDS encoding Gfo/Idh/MocA family oxidoreductase produces MTDSGINVAADYASQTGENKPLGVAIVGTGFGQKIHIPGFQAHPGTEIVAVYHRDIEKASELADAYKIPNACDEITELVNLPEVLAVSISTPPFLHDEMAKIVLESGKHLLLEKPTTLSAQEARSLYHLAQTKGAIATMDFEFRFVPAWQRFKELLDEGYCGEKRLIKIDWLASSRAAADRPWNWYSQKDKGGGALGAIGSHAFDYISWLFGPVKRLSGHLSTSITERPDPADGGKLKLVDADDSCLLMLELTDGTPVNVCLSSTTYQGRGHFVEVYGDRGTLILGSSNQKDYVHGFTIQGAPAGEDLRHMEIPDRLQFPQTYSDGRLAPFIRVVDNWVQGIHRGQTVVPSLKEGVYSQLLMDLTLESHATGTWVTVPNFEQFLANS; encoded by the coding sequence ATGACAGATTCAGGAATAAATGTGGCCGCTGATTATGCCAGTCAAACCGGGGAAAATAAGCCCCTGGGAGTCGCCATTGTGGGGACGGGTTTTGGGCAAAAAATTCATATTCCCGGATTCCAAGCCCATCCCGGAACGGAAATTGTAGCTGTTTATCACCGGGATATTGAGAAGGCTAGTGAACTCGCTGATGCCTATAAAATTCCCAATGCCTGTGACGAAATAACTGAATTGGTGAATCTCCCAGAAGTGCTGGCGGTGAGTATTTCAACTCCGCCATTTTTGCACGATGAGATGGCAAAAATTGTGTTAGAATCCGGAAAGCATTTGTTATTAGAAAAACCCACTACTCTTTCTGCCCAAGAAGCGCGATCGCTGTATCATTTAGCCCAGACCAAAGGCGCGATCGCCACGATGGATTTTGAATTTCGCTTTGTCCCGGCATGGCAACGCTTTAAAGAATTATTGGACGAAGGATATTGTGGGGAAAAACGATTAATTAAAATAGACTGGTTAGCCTCTAGTCGGGCTGCTGCCGATCGCCCTTGGAACTGGTACTCCCAAAAAGACAAAGGGGGCGGGGCACTGGGGGCGATCGGTTCCCATGCCTTTGATTATATTAGCTGGTTATTTGGCCCAGTCAAGCGGTTATCTGGGCATTTATCTACGAGTATTACGGAACGTCCGGATCCCGCTGACGGCGGTAAACTGAAACTGGTGGATGCGGATGATAGTTGTTTGTTGATGCTAGAACTGACTGATGGCACCCCGGTCAACGTTTGCCTAAGTTCTACCACTTATCAAGGACGGGGACATTTTGTGGAAGTTTATGGCGATCGCGGCACCTTAATCCTTGGCAGCAGCAACCAAAAAGACTATGTACATGGCTTTACCATTCAAGGCGCCCCAGCGGGGGAAGACCTGCGTCATATGGAAATTCCTGATCGCTTACAATTTCCGCAGACTTACAGCGATGGCAGACTAGCCCCATTTATCCGCGTCGTGGACAACTGGGTTCAAGGCATTCACAGGGGTCAGACCGTAGTCCCTTCCCTGAAAGAAGGAGTCTATTCTCAACTGTTAATGGATTTAACATTAGAATCTCACGCCACCGGCACTTGGGTCACAGTACCAAATTTCGAGCAATTTTTAGCCAATTCTTGA
- a CDS encoding YkgJ family cysteine cluster protein gives MATWRCIERCGACCNLDPSDRPDVEDYLSPEDWQLYLSLVGADGWCIHYDRLTRRCGIYADRPRFCRVQADVFAELYDIEPEELNDFAITCCQEQISAVYGEQAWELQRFNHEVGV, from the coding sequence ATGGCGACTTGGCGGTGTATTGAACGATGTGGGGCTTGTTGTAACTTGGATCCGAGCGATCGCCCCGACGTGGAAGACTATCTTTCTCCAGAAGACTGGCAACTGTATCTCAGCTTAGTCGGGGCTGATGGCTGGTGCATCCATTACGATCGCCTGACCCGTCGTTGTGGCATTTACGCGGATCGGCCTCGCTTTTGTCGAGTCCAAGCGGATGTATTTGCCGAACTCTATGACATTGAACCGGAAGAGTTAAATGATTTTGCCATTACTTGTTGTCAAGAACAGATTTCTGCTGTGTATGGCGAACAAGCTTGGGAATTACAGCGGTTCAACCACGAAGTGGGAGTATAG
- a CDS encoding tetratricopeptide repeat protein produces MQLFQSSTLPKGSNLLISLLVILGLCTVAPTAKGQALLPHTQELDQQELEIQGVRLAQQAAQLAQFQQYDLALARAKLATQLAPKEERTWEVLAGVLFSLGSSNFQQQNYQGAIQYLQEGLKIKPDLPIARFELGNTYYKLNKLPQAIAEYEKAMAVDETFWPALNNIGLIEYEQGKKQAALNRWQSVVVIDPNAAEPQLAIAVAFYIQGNIEEAYAIAEKALRLDARYGQIEFLRENLWGDRLLEDTKKFLQTPRMQATLAQIESSAPPEPIRLPGQ; encoded by the coding sequence ATGCAATTGTTTCAAAGCAGTACCCTGCCAAAGGGTAGTAATTTATTAATTTCGTTGCTGGTGATATTGGGTTTGTGTACTGTCGCGCCGACCGCTAAAGGGCAGGCATTATTGCCACATACCCAGGAACTGGATCAACAAGAGTTGGAAATTCAGGGAGTCAGACTGGCCCAACAAGCGGCTCAGTTAGCGCAGTTTCAGCAATATGACTTGGCTTTGGCTCGCGCAAAGTTAGCCACCCAGTTAGCGCCAAAGGAAGAAAGAACCTGGGAAGTTTTGGCAGGAGTGCTGTTTTCTCTAGGATCTAGCAACTTTCAACAGCAAAATTATCAGGGGGCGATCCAATACTTACAAGAAGGGTTGAAAATTAAACCGGATCTGCCGATCGCCCGCTTTGAATTGGGCAATACTTACTATAAGCTCAACAAGCTGCCACAGGCGATCGCCGAATATGAAAAAGCGATGGCCGTCGATGAAACATTCTGGCCAGCTTTAAATAATATTGGCTTAATCGAATATGAACAAGGCAAAAAACAAGCGGCATTAAATAGATGGCAGTCTGTGGTTGTCATTGACCCGAATGCCGCCGAACCCCAGTTAGCGATCGCCGTGGCGTTTTATATCCAAGGAAATATCGAAGAAGCTTACGCGATCGCCGAAAAAGCCTTGCGTTTAGATGCCCGTTATGGCCAAATCGAATTTCTCCGAGAAAACCTGTGGGGAGATCGGTTGTTAGAAGATACCAAAAAATTCTTACAAACCCCTAGAATGCAGGCCACTTTAGCCCAAATCGAAAGTTCCGCACCCCCAGAACCCATACGATTACCAGGGCAATAG
- a CDS encoding response regulator yields MKTVLIVEDDPVNARVFSKILAKRGGLNVKHTENVEEVMHIAQAGEADLILMDVSLARSVYNGKAVDGIKITQILKSEEKTKNLPIILVTAHAMAGDREAFLEQSGADGYISKPVVDHEEFVKQIKAMLGEN; encoded by the coding sequence ATGAAAACAGTTTTAATTGTGGAGGACGATCCCGTCAATGCCCGGGTTTTTTCTAAAATCCTGGCCAAACGGGGGGGCTTAAATGTCAAGCACACGGAAAATGTGGAAGAAGTGATGCACATCGCCCAAGCTGGAGAAGCGGATCTGATTCTGATGGATGTTTCTTTAGCCAGAAGTGTTTACAATGGCAAAGCGGTTGATGGGATTAAGATTACCCAAATATTGAAATCCGAGGAGAAAACCAAAAACTTACCGATTATTCTGGTGACGGCTCACGCAATGGCCGGAGATAGGGAAGCCTTTCTGGAACAGAGTGGGGCTGATGGCTACATTTCCAAGCCGGTGGTGGATCATGAAGAGTTTGTTAAGCAAATTAAAGCCATGTTAGGCGAAAATTAA
- a CDS encoding DNA topoisomerase (ATP-hydrolyzing) subunit A: MAKQLSILSSGQVISTALHTEMQQSYLEYAMSVIVGRALPDVRDGLKPVHRRILYAMHELGLTPDRPYRKCARVVGDVLGKYHPHGDQAVYDALVRMVQTFSSRYPLLAGHGNFGSIDNDPPAAMRYTETRLSAIGQEGLLGDISEATVNFVSNFDNSQQEPVVLPAKLPVVLLNGCSGIAVGMATNIPPHNLNEVVDGLIALIDCPTLSDEQLFKLIPGPDFPTGGEIVDNEGIYTAYTTGRGTIPVRGITAIEEIERSRGRHRRNAIIVTELPFQVNKSAWIEKIADLVNEGRISGVADIRDESDRDGMRVVIELKRETDPEIVREQLYQHTALQSNFGAILLVLVNGEPRQLTLREILQEFLGFREETLTKEYSQELRETENRLHILSGSLLALTNLDRTIAILRDSPDGTQAKMRLQTELDLSDRQAEAILAMPLRRLTGLERQKLQAELDQLTQRQQELQKLLSDRHELLKALKKDLRALKRKYGDERRTRIIAPKNVGQKMVAAQISSEGTKSQNLTTEKKSAGKQAKTTAAAGAGLALDVAFKPEDTVVEFTYRGYVKRFSPQNFERPKPDNSATKDIEVIGKAIDDFSRQIYLTRTDKTVVVFTRTGKAYPLNLRDLQLTNGRSSKPIEGRGTPLITLLPNSVQGDPNIIATQLLLSDQTNATDLVLLTKRGRIKRISVEQISNLSNRGLTVVKLKDGDELLSVNLTKPGEFVILATSGGRLLRLEVSDDHLPMMSYGTQAQQALRLGKQESLVGFVTLNEADKFLLCTQDGWAKRMKVSSLRLANPGDIGTQSLQFKNQTDTVVGIVPAVKTGEVILVTSQDRLLNLPMNAVKLWEKDGSGDRIKILQPHEQIVSLNLSMVVDES, from the coding sequence ATGGCAAAACAGTTGTCGATTCTGTCGAGTGGGCAGGTAATCTCGACTGCCTTGCATACAGAAATGCAGCAGTCTTATCTTGAATATGCCATGAGTGTGATTGTTGGCAGAGCATTGCCCGACGTGCGCGATGGCTTAAAACCCGTACACCGCCGGATTTTATACGCTATGCACGAGTTGGGTTTAACCCCAGATAGACCTTATCGCAAGTGTGCGCGTGTGGTCGGGGATGTGTTAGGCAAATATCATCCCCACGGCGATCAAGCGGTTTATGATGCTTTGGTGCGGATGGTACAGACTTTTTCCAGCCGCTATCCTTTACTTGCCGGTCATGGGAATTTTGGCTCGATCGATAACGATCCTCCTGCGGCAATGCGCTACACCGAAACCCGCTTGTCGGCGATCGGTCAGGAAGGACTGCTCGGAGACATTAGTGAGGCTACGGTGAACTTTGTTAGCAATTTTGATAATTCCCAACAAGAACCCGTGGTACTCCCGGCGAAATTACCCGTGGTGTTGCTGAATGGTTGTTCGGGCATTGCGGTGGGAATGGCGACGAATATTCCTCCTCATAATCTCAACGAGGTGGTTGATGGTTTAATTGCCCTGATTGATTGTCCGACGTTATCAGACGAACAATTATTTAAGTTGATTCCCGGCCCGGATTTCCCCACGGGCGGTGAAATTGTTGATAACGAGGGGATTTATACCGCATATACCACTGGTCGGGGGACGATTCCGGTTCGGGGAATTACGGCCATTGAAGAAATCGAACGCAGTCGGGGACGCCATCGCCGCAATGCGATTATTGTCACCGAGTTGCCGTTTCAAGTGAATAAGTCCGCTTGGATTGAGAAAATTGCCGATTTGGTGAATGAGGGTCGGATTTCGGGGGTGGCGGATATCCGGGATGAGAGCGATCGCGATGGGATGCGGGTGGTAATTGAACTGAAGCGAGAAACCGATCCAGAAATCGTCCGGGAACAGCTTTATCAGCACACGGCATTACAAAGCAATTTTGGGGCAATTTTACTGGTTTTGGTAAACGGGGAACCGAGACAGCTTACCCTGCGAGAAATTCTGCAAGAATTTTTAGGGTTTCGTGAAGAAACTCTGACAAAAGAGTATTCTCAAGAACTTAGAGAAACAGAAAATCGACTGCATATTCTCTCCGGGAGTTTACTGGCGCTAACGAATCTCGATCGCACCATCGCGATTTTACGGGATAGTCCTGATGGTACTCAGGCGAAAATGCGATTGCAAACGGAGTTGGATTTGAGCGATCGCCAAGCGGAGGCGATTTTAGCCATGCCCTTGCGTCGGCTGACCGGCTTGGAACGGCAAAAATTACAAGCCGAATTGGATCAACTGACCCAACGGCAACAAGAGTTGCAAAAGTTATTGAGCGATCGCCACGAACTGTTAAAGGCATTAAAGAAAGATTTACGCGCCCTCAAGCGTAAATACGGTGATGAGCGGCGGACGCGAATTATTGCCCCTAAAAACGTCGGCCAAAAAATGGTGGCCGCGCAAATAAGCAGCGAAGGCACAAAAAGTCAAAATCTGACAACGGAGAAAAAATCTGCGGGAAAACAGGCTAAAACCACAGCCGCAGCAGGGGCAGGACTAGCTCTAGATGTAGCATTTAAACCGGAAGATACGGTGGTAGAATTCACTTACCGGGGGTATGTGAAACGATTTTCTCCCCAAAATTTTGAACGGCCAAAACCAGATAATAGCGCCACCAAAGATATCGAAGTCATTGGCAAGGCGATCGATGATTTTAGCCGGCAAATTTATCTCACTCGAACGGACAAAACCGTAGTTGTTTTTACTCGTACCGGCAAAGCTTATCCCTTAAATTTGCGTGACTTGCAATTAACCAACGGTCGCAGTTCAAAACCCATAGAGGGGCGGGGCACTCCCCTGATTACTTTGTTGCCGAATTCAGTTCAAGGCGATCCGAATATTATTGCTACACAATTACTCCTTTCCGATCAAACAAATGCCACTGATTTAGTTTTATTAACCAAGCGGGGCAGAATTAAGCGCATCTCTGTGGAACAAATTAGCAATTTAAGCAATCGCGGCTTAACCGTCGTCAAGCTGAAAGATGGGGATGAATTGTTATCGGTGAATTTGACTAAACCGGGAGAATTTGTGATTTTGGCCACTTCTGGGGGGCGGTTATTACGATTAGAAGTGAGTGACGACCATCTACCAATGATGAGTTATGGTACACAAGCCCAACAAGCTTTACGTTTAGGAAAACAGGAAAGTTTGGTCGGATTTGTCACCCTAAATGAGGCAGACAAATTTTTATTGTGTACCCAAGATGGCTGGGCTAAACGGATGAAAGTTAGCAGCCTCCGTTTGGCAAATCCCGGAGATATTGGCACTCAATCTTTACAGTTTAAAAATCAAACCGATACGGTGGTCGGCATTGTTCCTGCGGTGAAAACTGGTGAAGTTATTCTCGTGACCAGTCAAGATCGGTTGTTAAATTTGCCGATGAATGCGGTGAAGTTATGGGAGAAAGATGGGTCAGGCGATCGCATTAAAATCTTGCAACCTCACGAACAAATTGTCTCGTTAAATTTATCGATGGTTGTGGATGAATCTTGA